CCAGGGGTCATAAAACCCATCCCTGTGCTCCCAGGCTTAAAGTCACAAAGCCAAGGCCTGGAGGGAAAGACAGGCACGTTAACCACATCACAAGAGGCTTTCAGGTGACTGGCTTCCCTGTCCAGCTTTCGTCCTGGCCAGGGAAGAGAGGAGTTGGACTTCCTGTCAGACCTGGGCTCGAATGCCGGCTCTGCTACCtaagagctgtgtgaccttgggcaggccaCCTGCCCCTCTGGTCTCCATGCTCCCATCTGTGAACAGGGATGCATGCTGATAACAGCTTTCTCATGGGCTTGTTCTCACCAGACAACTCAATGGAAATAATGAATACAAACAGCCCGGCATGCAGAAGCTGTCTGTGGTTTGTCTTATTTGTGGGAGGGGGACACCAGCTGGTGGAGGGCTATCAAAATTGAGCCAGGATCCCAAGGTGAAAGGACCTAGGAAGGACACGTTCCCTGCTTTCCTGGACGTCCCAGGGAGACCTCCAACAGCTCCTCCATCTGGGGCTTGGGTGCCCTCAGGGCTGGAGAGCTGCCTGCTGGCAGAGCCCACCGCTCAGTTTACTGCCTGCACTGTAAGAAGACTTCCCACCTTGAGTTAGAATCTGGGTCCCTGTCACCTCATCCTGGAGATCCCAGCCACACAGACTCTGCTTGGCTCCCAAAGGACAGTCCGATCAGTACAGTCGTGAAGTGTCCCTTCCAGCACACCAAAACAAAGCTGGTTTGCAGCCCCCACCCCCTTGACTGGCCAGGGCCTCTTCCTGGACCCAGTCTTCCAGGACAGGCCAGAAAGGCCAGACTCAGCAGGCCCCACACAACCCTCACTCCCCATGGCTTACACATTATGTGGCAAAGTACTGCCACCTAAGTCAGGCCACCTAATGTCACCACCTCCCTGTGAGTGGCACAGGGAGGAAACAGGTCACAGATGTATGGGGAAGGGAGTTTccacagatgaggcaactgaggctcCAAGACGTTAGGGACATCCCTGGGGCCTGCAGTGAGGAGGTGGTAGGTAGGGTGGCTGGAAAGCCACACATGCTCTTTCCAGGCCCTGCACTGCAGGGACATACTGCCTACTGCCTGCAGCTGGCCCCACTGGCTACACTGTATTGGGGCTCAGGGCCAGCTTGTGACCAGTGCCCACCCCAGACTGCAGCACTCCCTCCCAGCCCGTCTGAGTCCCTGGCTTTCTGTTCCCAGGGCAGCACCCTCCTGTGTTTGATGGAGGGGAACATGTCTTCACAGGCACAGCACTCTCCCCTGGGAATTCACTGGCACCTGCCAGCTGCACCCACCCTGACTGGCATCTGCCTTCTGAGTCTTCATCTCTGGGGCTGACAGAGGTTTTGCAGGCCCAGGACTGAGGGCAGAACCTCCATGGAGACTGAAGGGGTCATTGCCGGCTTGTTTTGAAGACTGTTCTGGAAAACTCTGTGTCTGGTGTCTTCTGCAACGTCTCCATATGACATGATATCACCAAAGTCAGATAGACAGAGCTTTGCATGCCAGCTCTGCTGCCTATCAGCTAAGGGCTGTTGGGAAGGATCTTTCTCCTCCACAACCTCAACTTGCCCTTTTGGGATCTGGGTGAGAGGTTAACAACATTCACTGACTttttccttgtgtgtgtgtgtgtgtgtgtgtgtctgtgtgtctctgtgataGAGAAGTAAATAAgatgacttatttttattttttatttatttttattttttcagacagagtctcatttctgttgcctaggctggagtgcagtgacgctatctcggctcacagcaccctctgtctcctgggttcaagtgattctcctgcctcagcctcccaggtagctgggattacaggtgcacacaccaccatccagctaatttttgtatttttagtagagacggggtttcgctgtgttggccaggctggtcttgagctcctgacctcaagtgatctgcccactttggcctcccaaagtattgggattacaggcatcagccactgcgcctggctgactgtctcttttagagacagggtcactgTCAcatagggtggagtgcagtgaatcctcccaccttagccttccaagtagctgggaccacaggcatgcaccaccatacctggctaattgtttaaaaaaattttttttatagagacgaggtctcactatattgaccaggctcatcttgaactcctgggctcaagcaatcctcccaccttggcctcccaaagtgctgggactacaggtatgagccgctgtgcccagctgagATGATTGTGTTAAAGTATTTTATAACCATAAAAAGCTCCAGAAGACTTAGTGATTGCCGTGTGACCTTTagcaaatcacttaacttctctgggacTCAATTTTCTCCTCCATAAAATGGGGGCTAAGTCTGTAGGCTAACTCGACATGATAGGGTTGCTGTGAAGAGTAAATTAGTCTATGCAAAAGgattagaatagtgcctggcacctagAGAGCACTCAAAATGTTGGCCAGTATTGGTATCATGTGTCATATAGGGTTAGGGGCAGCATGGGGGCAGGGGAAACAGCGAAGTCCTGGGTGAAATGATCTTGAAACATCCTTGCCAGCACCCTCCTGGGCTCATCTGAGCTGTGCCCCCTCCTTGGCCATGACCCCATGGTGGGGGTTCCCTCTGTGGGCCCGGGCTCTGGCCCGACTGCTCAGCCCCGCTTGGCCTGCCACTGGGCGAGGAGCCTGGGGAAGCTGTCAAGACACTCCCCTCGGCggatggaaaacactctgcagctGGGGCTGACCGTGGTGGAGGGCCTCCCCAACTCCCTGCAGCAAGGCAAGGCCCAGTGGTGTTTTCTTCTTGAGGGGACCGGAGCCGGTAGGGGGAGCTGCAGCTGGAGGCCGACAGGAAGCAGATGTGGCGGCCAGGAGAGTGGGGAAGTGGGGGGTTCTCCAGAGACGGAGGCCACACAGGTCAGGGCTCTGTGGGGCAGGAGAAATAAACCAGCCCTCTCCACCGCGGGGCAACATGGGGAGCACCGCCGCTGGGCTCTTCAAAGGCTCCCGACAGCTGGGGGATAGAGAGGCACCACTCTCACACCCCCTCCCAGCTTGGGAGCTCAGGAGAGGAGATAGAGCCCTGGGCAGTGGGAGACCTGAGTTCCAGGGCCCCTTGACACCAGCTGACTGGTCACTGGTCACTTGACTACTCAAGTCCTGTCTCCTTTTGGGGCCTCAGTGTCCCCagtgcacacagtaggtgctcaacagtGGCCTAATGACTGGAAGAGGGGAAGGGCCCAGCCACACACTCTTGGGGGATCCTTTAGATTGGGTCCGGGGAGAGCTGATCCTGAATGTGGAGATGGGGGACAGGTGGTCGGGAGCTGTGCTGGGACTGAGCTTGGCAGGATGGAGATGGCAAGGCAGGTGGGGCCGTTGCCAGCTTGGGGATGGTGACACAAGCCAGGAATGGGCCTGGCATTGTGGAAGGGGCATGGTGAGGAGCCCTGCCCAGCCAGATGCTGGGGCAGTATCGGGGCAGGGGCTGAGGGCTGGAGCCACTGCGGAGACTGGGTTCCTGTGGGGCTTTGGTGCACAGGCTGGGCCCTGTCTCTCTGCTTAAGTCACAGTGGGGGTCGTAAGGACCCAGCCCCCAGGACTGTCAGCACAGATCCCAGCAGCCCCCATACATCTGAGGCCCTGCAGAAACTGGGCTGTTCCTGACTCCTGCCCCCAGCCAGCCACCATTATctgccttccctcctcccctgctcCCTCCCAGGCCACTTATCTGCCCTTCCAGGCTCCAAGCTATCCTCCGGGCCCCCGGTCTACTGACTTTCTACCCCATCAGAGCTCTGTCTTACATCTCTCCCTCAGGGGAGCCTTCCCGCAGTAGCTCCCGGAGCCCtctcccctcctgcctcctctgtCTGCTTGTCCTTTGCGGTGACTCAGCACACATGGAAGGCCCACCCCACCCCTGGCTCCTCCATCCCCCACTACCTCATCGACAGTGACCTTTCCCTCCTACCACCCCTCAGCCACACCCTAGACTTGGGCTTCTTCAGAAACCACCCGTCTCTGCCCCCTCATTCTCTCCTTCCATTCCACTGGCTCCCAGACTCCACCCAGTCCACAGGCCCACCCGGCCTCCCTCTCCACCGGTCCCATCTAGCTTCCCTTCCCTGCTGATGCCCCACAATGAAGCACGGTCATCATACTTTTACAAATAGGCCCACCCCCCAACCATCTGCCCTCTGGAGTGCTTGCCCAGCCAACCTTTGCCCCGTTGACCCTCTGTACACCAGGCCTGGCCTGCACCTGCTAGGCGAGCTGTGCTGGAGCAAGTCACGGAACTAGGCTGATGCCTGCCACTGCATTAGGATTGCACACCTCCCTGGGCCTGGGATGCGGCTGGGTGGTCCAGCCAGCTTTCCCTAGCAGGCTGCTTCCTTGCTCATCCTTCCTCAAGCCCGCCCCAGCCCGCTTGTCTCCCATTTACTGAGGAAACAGAAGCCTTGGATGTGAGGTTCTTCTTTGCACCATCCAACCCATGAACCTTCCTAATTaccccctcttctccctccctcctgtgcCGATGGGTGAAGCATCCCCCGTTTTGCCCCTGCACCATCAGCCTTTTGCTATCTTCTAGATCATTCTCACCAGACTGCACTGGGCTCAAAGCTCTACTATCTCCACAACACCCAGCCCAAGGGCTCCTTCCCAGTTGCGGCCACTGCTGTGATTCTCTCAACAATCAAACTCTCCTCAAGAGAGTGGACAATGAGGCATTCCCTCTGCAGCCAGATCCACACCAGCCTCCCCTAACACTGCTCCATGGACACTGCCTTGACTTTCAGGCCAGCTACAAATCAGCACCTCCACTCTCACCCTCATGCCTGACTGGCCGGGCTTCTGTGCTTCTCAAACCTTGGTTGTAGTTCAAGTTCCCCATGTAAAAGTaatgcttttgttttgctttgtaaaATTTGAGGACCATCGCCTTATTGCCAAATTTCCAAGGCACTCCTCTGTGGTCTCCATACCTGACATTTGAGCACCAACCACCAGCCAAGCCTCCAACAGCACTCTCCCGACCCCACGCCAGGCTTCTAGGACTCCACACCCCCTGGTTCTCCTTCTCCTTACTGGGTCTTCCTCCTCTATCTGACCATCAAACACTGGGATTCAGCATCACTTGGTCTAGGGAATCCCTTCTCTACTCTGTCTACATTCTTTCTGCAGGAACTCAAATCCATTCCCTACTACGTTTAGGTTGATGACACCCACTTACGTTTGGGCCATCTTGACTTCTCACATGAGCTTCAGAATTACTGATCTAACTGCCTTCTTGACATCTCTAACTGGATTTTTGCAAACATCTCAAATGTAACCTGTATCAGAGGACCCCTGGTTTCATTTCCAACACCTGTGTCCTGCCCAGGCTGCCCAGTTCAGGAACGACCTCCTCTATCCATTCAGGTGCTCCAGCCTGCCTGGGGTGGGACTGTTCTCCTGGGCTCCTGTTTTTCCCCCACATTCCACCACCAATCTGGTGATGCTTGGTGTCACATCCAGCTCCAGAGCCACCTCCAGAGTTCAGTCCCCTCCCAGCTCGCATGAGGCTATGCTATTGGCTTTCCCGCTGGTTTCCACACTCAATCTCTGCACACAACCAGAGTAACTGACTTAAAATGAATCTGAAAGCCCTGCTGCTCTTGGGTCCCTCGAGTTCCCCCAGGGCTCTGTGACTGCCCCATCTAGCCCTCTACCCCAAGCCTCTTGCTGCCCTCTCCTGCGCTTTCACTGAACCGTGGGCCTGAAGCACCCCAAGTCCTTACAGCCTCAGGGCATTTGCACCTGCTGTGCCCCCTTCCTAGGATGGCCAGCCCCCCACTTGTGATAGGCCTAGCTTCCCCCCATCCTCCAGTTCCCCAAGTCAGCATCAGCTCCTCTGAGTGGCTTTCCCTGTGCAGCTGCCTGAGGTAAGACCTTCCTAGGAGGAGCTGGCCCTACCCCTCCCACATGCCCGGGCTTGGTGCACACAGCCACCCTGTTGACACTGGCCGACTGGATGGATCAAGGAAGGAAATCTGAGTTTTCTGCTGCTTCCTGCTGTCCGCACATCTCTGTCTCACAACAGCACACCCTGTTCACTAGTTTTACAATTCCCCGGGGTTCTCTGGTCTCAAGATCTTGGTGCAGTTGCCCCAtcatcctccttcccttcccttcccctccctcccattTCAGATGAGACAAGGAAAGAAAGGGTCAACTTAGAGAGATCTCCCTCATAGGAGGGAGTAAACTGAGGTCCGGTAAGGGAAAAGTTGCCCTCCCGCGGTCCTTCTGAGAAGGCCCCAGCCCGCCCGGCTCACCTGCTTGTGTGGGAGGCCCCAGCCTGCCCGGCTCACCTGCTTGTGTGGGTACACGTTGATGTGGCACTTGATGCACTCCTGCCCCATGTTGGCCCAGGAGTTCCCGCTCATCCATTTTCTCTTGCACTTGGGACACTTGTACTCGCCGAAGCAGCGCTTTTTGCCCTGGTATGGAGTCAGGCCCTCGCCTTTGGGGCGTGCCTACAGGGCAGGAAGCAAACACAGGGGATTGGAGTCCAAAGGCCAAGATGATGCCCCACAGGGTTCCCCTGGCCTCCACCTCAGTCTTCatgtcctgtgtccatgtgtgcagGCACCTTTTGTCCCCAGTCTAGATAATACCAGGGTCATCCCCAGAGCACAGACGGGAATCCGAAGGCTGGGAGGCACATAGGGAACAGAAAACAGAGGAGATGGTGAAAAAACAGAGGAGATGGCACACGTCTCTTCTAGATTTAAGGAGTAAAGTACTCCATGGTGGCTGGAAATTACTTCCTTAACTCACACGTCATCAAGGGCAGCTGGTCTCATGGGCCTGCACACAGGCACTCTTTGGCCTACCCAGCAGTGTGCTTTAAAGGGTCATTGAAGAGGCAATACAAGCACGGAAACTGGTGGCAGTGCCAATGAGTCTTCCTCCTCCCTGCACCCAGTCAGCTCCCCTACTAGGAGGCAATCTAAATTCCCTCACACCACTCCAAAGGCGGGCCCTGCATTTACAGATGCATATGACATGCACATTTGTACATACATTCTTTTCcctcatgaaaatggaaacagattATCCATCTGGTTCTGCATCTTCCTGGTTCTGCATCTTCCATTCtaaaaatttatcttattttattttttcgagacagggtctcgatatattggccaggctggactcaaactcctgggctcaagggatcctcctgcctcagccacttgagtagctggggctacgtAGGTGCATACAGCTGTGCCTGGCTACTGTTTTTTTACTGAATAATACATCTTAGAGTTTTCCCTACATGACTACAAATAGAGCTACTGCATTCTGTTTAACAGGTGCACACAGTATAAGTCCATGCAAGCTCCGCAGTGCATTGACCAGTTACTATTTTAGAACATCTAGCTTGTTTCTGTTCTTCCATTATTACAAACAATGCTATAATGAATAACTTCATATATGTATCATTTTGCACATGTGTGAGTGTATTTGTGAATATAGAAGTGAAATTGTTGGGTCAATGGGTATGAGCACCACTAATTTTTAAAGAGCAAATTGCCACTGCCCCTTCCCACATACTGCAGGTATCCCAACTTAACATTCCATATCAGCATCAACAGAGTTTTCATTATCACCAATCTAAAAGGTAGAAAATCTTCTCAGAGGAGCTTTGACTTGTATGTCTTTTATTATGAGCAAGAGTGAATTTGCCGTGCATTTAAGAATCACTTGTGTTTCCTTTGTGAACTAATTGTTCGTACTTTTTATGATTCTTTTTTCATGCAGGAATAGcctaatttttcttattgatttgtaactgcattttatatatgaaagaaACTAGCTGTCTCCCACACAGTGTTATTTTAACAGCTTTGCTGATATAATTCATGTATCTTACAGTTTACCCATTTAAAGTGGACAAATCAATTGgttttaagtatattcacagagtatacagtcatcaccacaatctaattttagaatatttttattgccCCCCCAAAAGTAGCCCTATACCCAGTAATAGTCCTTCCCCATCCTACTCCCACTTCCTTATCCCACACAGCCCTAGGCAGCCACTAATGTACTTTCTGTCTGTCTGGATTTCCCCATTCTAGGTATTTAATATAAGTAGAAACATAcaacatttgtccttttgtgtctggcttcactTACtgtcatgttttcaaggtttgttCATGCTACAGCATACGTCAGCACTTCAGTCCTTTCtgttgccaaataatattccactgtatggatatgcCATGTTTTACTACCCCATTTATTAGATGATAGACACTGGGGCTGTTTCTAAtgtttgactattatgaataatgctattatGAACATTCACGTGCAAGCTGcaagtgtttttaaaagttgaatgaGTTACCCTAATGTTTGCAAATGGGAGATTTCACACAGAAATGCGACCACACTGGTCTAGAATCCTTGCCGGTTGAGGTTAAAGAGTGGCTGCCCCATCAGCTTGCATGCACGTGCTTCCTCCACATCACCTCTGCTCCCACCAGCTAGAGCTGAATTTACGTTCTCTACTAGGCCCTCGCAGGCTTTGAGTTGGAGAGGCTTCAATGCAGGCTCTCCACAGTGgctattcaaagtgtggtccctggaccaacAGCGGCAGCACCAccagcttgttagaaatgtagagTCTGGAGCCCCACCTTGGATCTGCAGAATCAgaactgcattttaacaagagccCCAGGGAATTCATATGCCATTACGTTAAAGAAGTGCTGGGCTATGAGATGATGTTGCCATAGTAACTTTCCTTGGGGAGCTGCCCATTTATGAAGTGTTGCGTAATGGTTAAGGGCACACGCTCTGGATCCAGATCccagctctgtgatcttgggcgAGTTACTTCACAAGGATAAGGATAGTAACTACCATATAAGactgttctgaggattaaatgagctgagGAGTAAATGCAAaacatttagaacagtgcctggcacacagaagacAAAACAGGAATGTTAGTGCCATTGTTATTTATTAATGTAGAACAAAAAGTGGTATATAAAATTGGTACATAGTTTCTTCCTTTAGTAATCATGCCTCTTTGTCCCAGGCGCCATTACTACCACTTGGTGATAGCCTGCTAGAATTTCAGGCAAAACACTAAGAGGGGACGTACGTGCTGAGTGCGCAAATCTAAAGTTAGAAAGTGACACCAACACCACCCTGATCTCCTGGGCCCACTGCCTAACGTCTTTGGATCCTCAGTGGCCTTCCTGGCAGCTGTAACATTCTTGGGAGAAGGTTCAGCCTGAGCTCCAGGGCAGGGCTGCCCTCAGCACTGGTCAGATCTGAGAAAGGGGTCAGTCACACCCAGGGGAGTGCTCAGTGGGCAGCTAGGGCCTGGGGCCAGTCAGTTTGTAATAGAGGGGTCAACGTGTGCCTCTGAAGGCACACTGAGCTCTGTTGATCTCAAGTTAGTGCATGTCCCTCTGACTGTTTCTGGTGCTACCTTCTCCTTCACCTGGGGTCTGGAACCTGTGACTTCTAAGCCACCCCCTCTATCACAACCCCTCATCTTCCATTATCTGAAATAAAGCACTGGATGAACTCACTCCCCCATGTCTCCCCAGAAGCATCTACGTCTTCAGAAGGGATGAGGGGGCAGGCATGGGTGCCTCCCTGATGCTGAGGTCTGAGACTCCTTAATTGAAGGTGGGAACTTGGGGACTCTCACCAGCCAGGCCCACTCTGGATCTGGTTCTGCAGGCCTCTGAGCTCAGAGAGCTCACAGGACCTGGTGCCTGGCCTCACACAGTTGGGGCAAAGGACAGGGGTCAAGGTACCAGAAGGAGGGGTCAAGTCATTCCAGGACACTGGGCAGAGTGAAGCGTGGGGACTGGGGCCAGACTGGAGGTGGACTCTGGGAATTTGTTCCCAGAGCCCCTGCTTCAGAAATGAATGGGAAGAAAACCCACACAGATAAAGAAGACACTGAGTGAGAACCGAAGGGAACAGGAAGATGAAAGAGAAGAGCGAGGGGTGAGCCAGGAAGCACGGACGCACCATGTAATTAGAAAAGCAGCCGTCTGGAGCCGTCCGTCAGGGCGTGTGGGCTGCTTGGCAGGCAAGGGATGGGGCCCCAGCCTCCTGCAGGACCAGACGTCCTCAGCGCACCATTCCCACGGCTGCTGTCAGGCCAGGCACTGGGAGGGCCCGGCTCCAACACGCCATTGCATGGGATGTGGCTCCAATTGTGGTCTCCAGGGCCAGATGCCTGCAATGACATCTGGCTCTGCCTGTGACTATCCAGGGAGTTCCTCGCCAAGTTATTCaaactctctgtgccttggtttcctcatctggaaaccAGGATGATGATAAAGGACCTGCCTCCCGGGGCTGTTGGGATTTGACACATTCATGCGTGTAAAGGTCTCAGCTCAGTGGTTGGCAAACTGCAAGTGCTCGGTCACCATTAGCTATTTCAGGGTGATTCTCTTCTTCCTTGCCTACACTAGGAGAGAGAGCAGAGGTGTCTGAGGTATTGCAGAGGCTAGGGCTGAGGTCCACAGGCATTAGTCCCAGGAGGATGGTTCCAGAGATGGGAGGGAAACCTGGGAGGGATATCTGGGTAGCTCTCTATCCCTGAGTAGGAATGGACTGGcaagcaaaagaagaaacagcATTAGGTGTCTTCGCTTTCTAGAATTCTCGTGGAAGGACCACGCTGCAGAAGCTCTGGGGACACTGCTGGCAGAGgttgaggaaagaggaaagagaactgGCATTTGTGTGGCACCACCTGTGTGCTGGGCTTTATGCTTAGGACTCCACAGCCCGTCAGGCCCCCAGCCAACTCTCCTAGAATCCTGTGGGGCAGGGGACATTATCAACCTATTAACAGAtggtgaaactgaggcacagggagggggTAGGACTTGCCAAAGTGCTTCCAGTGCGTGAAGGGCAGCAGGCTAGGCTCAGCAGGCTCTTCCACAAGGCCACACTTGACTCACCTCTTCTGTCTGCCACCCCCAAAATTGTCCCCACCATGATGGAGGCTTGTGTTGGTGGGGAGAGACCCCCTAGCaggaattttataagaaaattccTAGGGCCTCCCCTCAGCCCAGTCCAGTGTCAGGCCTTGGCGGTGACCTCGGTAGAGGTGGCCTACAGGGCAGGGGTAAAGGCAGTGGATGGAGGAGAAGAAGGACTGTGGGCAGCTCTTAGCAGCAAGGAGCCATTTCCTGGAAGGGTTCAGTCCCGATGTTGTTTATGCTTACAAATGAGGGCAGGGCCAAGGGGAGAAGGAATTTCTAACAGAACAAAGGCTTCTCTACTCACCACACACCccccctgcctcctcccagaAAGGCACGGCCTCTTCTCATAAACTTCAGCATGAAACAGACGGTAACTGCTGACAGCACTGCAGGGGCCACCACCCGCCCAGCTGGGAAGGATGCCAGGCCTGACCAGGCTCTCCTGACCCAGGCCCCTGCCACGTACCCCTCTGGGGGATCACATCTGCCAGGAGCCTGGGCAAAGCTCACTGGAGCTCAGAAACCACTCCTTGTAGCACAGACAGGCCCTTTGGGGACCAGAGAGGCAAGGGGACTCACTCAAGGACACACTCAGTAAATCTGACTGAGCTCGGGGGAGGGAAGGATCCTCTGACTTCCAGACTGAGGCTGGGATCGTCACACGAGGGCAGCCTGGGAAGTGGGAAGCTGTGGCCAGCgtgggggtgggaaggaggagCCAAGCCAAGGAGCAGAGAAGGCAGCGCTGCAGGGCGGGGAAGTGGGAGGGGCCCCCCAGGCAAGCCAGCGGCTGCGGAAGAGCTGTGGAGGAGGCTCACACTCTCTGGGCACTTCTTCAGAACGGTTCAGTGTTTTCTTCCCATCCCCACGTGAAATCTCTTGAGGTTGGCTGGGAGGTGGTGAGCTGCCTTTTACTGGGGGTATGCAAGCAGAGGCTGAGAGAACAAGTATCAGGGAGGCTGCTGAGGGGGCCTTTGCCCTGGTCAGGCAGGTGGATCTGGTGACTCTGGAGGCACTTCCAACTCTACAGTCCTCCCAACCCCTGCAGCTGGTAAAGGCCAACCAGGCAGGTGTGGAGACAGGCACTCTGAGATgctgctggggtgggggctgaaCAGGTATATTTTCCTACTATATTTCTATAGGACAACTTCAAACTTCTGTAAGCctccaaactttaaaaaaatgtgcatTCCTTATCCTAAGCAAATCCATCTCTGGGCGACTATCCCAAGGAAATTATCAGACATGCGGACAAAAGGGGTGTTCAAAAATGTCCATTACAGCATGAGTTAGGACAATGTAAATCTGGAATGAGCGAAACATTCACCGACAATGCCCGGGTTCCCTAAATTACGTTATACCCTTTGGATGAATGACAATAAAGCCATTAAAATAGTTATGGTGATTTTTGTTCAGGGTTTGGGAAAATACTTATAAAGAGAGCAGGATAAGCAACCGAAGATAACCGCTGCACAAGAACAGGACTGGCAGGAAAGCAGCCACAAGGGCTGAGAGACAGGACTGTTGATGCTCTTACTTCTGCAGCTTATGCTCTGT
This region of Gorilla gorilla gorilla isolate KB3781 chromosome 8, NHGRI_mGorGor1-v2.1_pri, whole genome shotgun sequence genomic DNA includes:
- the ZCCHC24 gene encoding zinc finger CCHC domain-containing protein 24 isoform X4; amino-acid sequence: MSLLSAIDTSAASVYQPAQLLNWVYLSLQDTHQASAFDAFRPEPTAGAAPPELAFGKGRPEQLGSPLHSSYLNSFFQLQRGEARPKGEGLTPYQGKKRCFGEYKCPKCKRKWMSGNSWANMGQECIKCHINVYPHKQSPDLCGLRLWRTPHFPTLLAATSASCRPPAAAPPTGSGPLKKKTPLGLALLQGVGEALHHGQPQLQSVFHPPRGVS
- the ZCCHC24 gene encoding zinc finger CCHC domain-containing protein 24 isoform X5; translated protein: MGVTFLPDLGTPALSNSVYKGASPYGSLNNIADGLSSLTEHFSDLTLTSEARKPSKRPPPNYLCHLCFNKGHYIKDCPQARPKGEGLTPYQGKKRCFGEYKCPKCKRKWMSGNSWANMGQECIKCHINVYPHKQSPDLCGLRLWRTPHFPTLLAATSASCRPPAAAPPTGSGPLKKKTPLGLALLQGVGEALHHGQPQLQSVFHPPRGVS